One Ignavibacteriales bacterium genomic window, GCAGGGCTGCTCTGGATAATGGTAAATATTATATCCTGTGGGGAGTCGTCGTCGGTATTGCGTCTATTGGAACCTATATCGGAGTGCGCCAGAACTGGGGAGAAAATTTCATTAACTGGCTTTGGATGAATTTCATCGTCATCGGTTGGGTGTTCTCGATAATTTTCGGGATACGCGACAGAAAAAAGGAGAAACACAAAACCTTTGCCGGCAGAATGATAACTCACACGTGGGTCGGAGCCGGTATAACAATGGCGGTCATTGCTTTTGTTGGGATACCGGCTAAAGTAATTCCCTACGATGCGATTTGCCCTATAATAGCCGCTATAGCAGGCGGTGCGAATTACATCAGCTCAAGAGTTCAGCGGTCGGGTTTTATTTTAATGGTGGCTTTCGGCTGGTGGATTGGTGCCGCGGTTTTGTTTTTTATGGATGGAATTGAAATAATGTTGCTGTATGGTATTATGCTTAGCTTATTCTCTATTATCCCAGGTTTCGTTTTATATTTTAGATGGAAAAAGGATCTAGTATCCCACGCGTAAAATGAGCGAATTCGATTATCAAAAAATAGATGAAATACTGCACTCCCGTATCCGTACTGCAATAATGGCGGTACTTATTAGCGTAGAGGAGGCAGACTTTAAGTTCATTCGGGAAAAGACGAATGCAACCGACGGAAATCTAAGTGTTCACCTGAAGAAGCTCGAGGATGCCGGGTATGTAAAAGTTAATAAATCGTTTGTTGACCGCAAGCCCCAATCTATATATAGAATAACCTCTAAAGGTCATAAGGCATTCGAAGATTATATTTTCAAACTTGAGTCAATAATAAAAAACAATAAAGGAGAAACAAATGGCTAAGCTTACAGATGAACAGATAACTTCAGAGCTCGATGCACTTGACGGTTGGGAAAGAGACGATGATTCAATTAAGAAAAAATTTAAAACTGACGGATTCCCGCAGACAATGGGACTTGTAACTGCCATTGGCTCTCTATGTCAGCAGTTCGATCACCACCCGGACTGGCTTACTTTAAAGTACTCGGAGATCGAAGTCTCATTCTCTACACATTCTGAAGGTGGGATAACCAACAAAGACATAAACATTGCAAAAGAGATCAATAAATTAAAATTCTAACTATAAAACTGAAATGACACGCTTACTACTACTATTAATTTTATTTTCTTTGATTACGGCTTCCGTGTCATACGGACAGGAAAAAGCCCGGATATACGGTACGGTTACCACTAAAAAGGGTAAACCTATCGAGGGTGCTAACCTGGTACTCGAAGGTACAATAGACGGCGCTACTTCCGATAAAGATGGTAAATTCGAGTTCGAAACAAAAAAGACGGGCGAATTTAACCTGCTTATAACTGCGCTGGATTATTCCGAACAGGCAATTGCTATAAGCATTGAGGAAGGTCAGCAAACCGAGCTGAAGATCGTTATGTCAAAAGAAGTCACAACGGATGAGATAGTTGTCACGGCAAGCTCATTTGTAACCGGTGAAAATTCAAAACTTACCCTGACACCTCTGGAAATAGTTAGGATCCCCGGGGCAGATGCCGATCTTTACAGGGCGATTACTACATTCCCGGGAAGTAACCAGGTGGATGAAGGAAGCCGTATTGCAGTTAGGGGAGGTGACCCTGGTGAAGTGCTGACTATACTCGATCAGGCATCATTATATAATCCTTTTATATTTGATAACGCTTCGAATACCTCATCATATTCTACTGTAAATCCATGGGGATTAAAGGGAATTAATTTTACAAGCGGCGGTTTCCCTGCTGAGTTTGGAAATGTGCTTTCCGCTGTGCTTGACTTACAAAGTTACGATATGCCGAGGAATACTGGCATGTTTGCCATACTAGGTCTCGGACTCAGCAGTCTTGCCGGTTCTTACAGATCGGATGACGGGGTGCTTGGTGGTACCTTCCAGGGCTCATTCTCATATTTGAAACCGTTCCTTGAACTTCATGGTAGAGCGGATGACTACAATCCAATCCCTGAAACACAGGGACTCGGAGGTACTGCTACTTATAAACCAAGCGATAATACAACCCTAAAACTTTATTCGAATTATTCGCAGGATAAGGTAGGAATTTATACAACAAGCCCAACGTATGATGGCTATTTCGAGTCACAGTCAAAAAGTTTTTTTGGTAATCTTAAACTGTCTCAAACACTTTCATCAAGCAGTTTGTTTGAAATTAGTACTTCCTACAGCAGGTATAACTCTGACGTAGGATTTGGTGTCTTAAACAACAGCGACATCACGACCTACGGAAAAGTAAGAGCAGACTATTCTGCACCATTGAATGGTGATATCGATCTGAAGACTGGGCTTGAATATGAATATAATGAATATAGCGCAACTGGAATAGCACCACGGTATTCTTATAATATTAGACCGGATGCGCCCTACATTGATTACTCTAGTGCTCTTCACTCAGGCAGAATAGGCGGTTATGGCGAACTTAAGCTAAAACTTTTGCAGGACTTTTATACAATAACCGGACTAAGAAGTGATTATAATACCCTTTCGGAAAAAGTAAACTTCGACCCAAGGTTATCTATGGTTTACAGATTGTCGGACAAAGATTATATTAAAGGTGCAACGGGGATATACCATCAATACACTTCACTTGGTAATAATATTAACGGCAATAATAGCAATCTTGGACCGGAGGAGGCTATACATTATATACTCGGCTATGAATACAATGATGACGGAGATTATATAATAAGGCTCGAAGGGTATTATAAGGATTACAGAAACCTTGTTGCGCTTGACACGTCACTTAATATGTATACAAACTCAGGCGACGGCTTTGCCAGAGGAATAGATTTCTTCTTCAAAACGAGATTCAAACAAAAATTCACTGGTTGGATATCATATTCATATACGGATTCAAAGAGAAAACAATACACGGATATTATTGAGTCATCCGCTAACTATGATATAACTCATAATCTGGTGGTAGTAGCTTCATATAATATTACAAGTGAACTCACAGCGGGAGCAACTTTTAGGATCGCAACGGGAAAGCCATATACACCTGTAATAGGTAGCACGTATGACCCCTCGCAGAATGCTTACATTCCTACTTATGCTGACAATAATAGTGGAAGATTCCCAACATATAAAAGAGTGGATCTCAACCTGCAATATATATTTTCAATTCTTGGGAAATTCGCGGTTGGGTTCGTTGCACTGAATAATGCATTTAATGAACAAAATTTATTTACATACACGTATAACTTCGACTACTCACAGCAGATTCCGGTCGTCTCTACTAACGAGCGAACTATCTGGTTTGGGATTGGCGTTGCCTTTTAAAAGTTTAAAACATAAACCTTATACAGGAGAGAAAATGAAATACTTACTTTTGTTGATTGTTGCGGTGCTTGTCATCTACTCCAATAGTGCAAAAGCAGATGACTTTTCAGATGCCATGTCTGATGCAAAAACCGAATTGACTGTGGCTATGAATAAAATGGATAAGAGCGAATTGTTAAAGATCCGTGGACAATTCGAAAGGATACTACAGTTAAAAAAAGATGAGTGGTTGGTCAATTATTACGTCGCTCTTTGTGATTACATGCTAGGGGTGAGTGAATTGTCTGCAGGAAAGCCCGATGAATCTGTCATGAAGAATCTGCAAAAATATACCGAATCGGGATTGGAAATAATTGATAGAGTAATCCAGAATAAAAGTGACTTTGCGGACGCTTACATTCTAAAGATGTTTCTAAACTTCAGTCGCTGGTCATATGAGCAGGATAAAATGAACGATATAATATCTGTGGATCAGCAGACAGATCCGAAAGCAAAGCAGTACGGCGAAAAGAACCCGCGCTATTATTTACTAAGAGGGATCTCTGCTTATTGGACACCGGATGCCTTTGGTGGTGGCGCAGATAAAGCTCTTGAGCTTCTTGGTAAATCGAGTGATCTTTTTACAACTACTAAACCTGAGAATGAACTTTACCCGGATTGGGGGCACGACTGGGCAATTGGGTATGAAGTTCTATCATATATTAAAAGAGGTGATGACGGGGACATGGATCAGGCAAAAAAAACGCTGGATGAAGGCATGAAATCTTATCCTGAATCGGGGTTTTTGATGAGCTATATAAAAGAGGAATATGAAAAAGCCGTTAATGAAAAATAAGATTAGTTAGCATTTCTGCTTAAAAATTTCCTGTATCAGAGTATTTATACTAAGATTTCTATTGACATTAGTTAAAAACCTCTATATATTTGCCATAGGAAATTCACCCCTTTGTTTTAGGGCTGCTCTGACACTCGAGTTTAATTTATTTAAGAGCAGCCTTTTTTAAACTTCCCAAAAACAGAGCAAGATTGCTCGGCTGTATCATTGGCACTATTTGGACCAATGAGCTCAACCTGCTTAAAAAAAATTAAATTGAGGGGTCTTATGACAAAATCTTCTTTTACAATCTTAATCTTACTGGTTTTTTGCTTTATCTCCCGAAGCACTAATGCCCAGATTACTAAAACAATAAAAAGAAAGCCTGGTATCATTTTAGAGGTAAATGCAGGATACCAACTACCTTTAATGGATTTGAAAGGTGATGCAACAGGGTTTTGGAATTTTAGTAACTACGGAACTAACACCGGTTATGGAGGTGGACTTACCGTTAAGCTTGGTGTTGTTACATATAAAATGGCTCAGTTGAGACCGTATTTTACATTGGGCTATTCACAATATTCGGGTGATAAAGACGGAAGGTCTCATGACCCCGATGGTACTATTCCACCTAACTGGCCTACAACAGGATTTAATGGTCAAACAACTTATGTACCTGTGGATACAACAGGAACGAGCGAAGTAATACTTAGAATGCCATCCGCCGCTCTAGGATTTGAGATTGCTCAATATACCGACAAGAAAAATCTTTCATCTTTTACGTTCGGATTGGATCTGACAATGAGTTTTATATTTGGCAGGGTTAACGAAACACATCCATATGCGATTCCTGGTGCAGCCGCACCCGGGGATGAAGTTTCATATACCATGAAGTCTAATGTTAGGTTCGGTCTTGGTCTAAATGTTGGATATAATTACCGTATCGAGAATTCACCGGTTGGTTTTAATATGGGAACAAGGTTTGCGTTTATGAATCTTATAGGAAAAGATGTTAAAGTGGCAAACCAGGAAGGTGAGTTTTACCTGATGGACGGTAGTGACCCGAGTGTAAACTCGCTTCTCTCCAGTAGCAGGACTATGAGCGCTGTAAGCTTCTTCGGCGGTGTATCATTTTATATCGGCAGGAAATAAGTATAGATAAATATTTCTTTTTTTTGCAAAAGCATTCATTTAACTTAATGAATGCTTTTTTATTTTGTAAATGACTTTGCAGATATTAGAGATATTTAAATACTACTTTTATCTTGGGTTGACCTGCTTTGGTGGACCGATTGCGATCATAGCTAATATGCGGAATGATTTGGTCGATGATAAAAAATGGGTGTCCGCACACGATTTCGAAAACTATTTTGGATATTCCCAGATCGCTCCCGGTCCGATAGCATTTCAGGTTTGTCTCTATATGAGTTACTTTAGAGCCGGTATAATGGGTGCAGTCGCCGGTGGGTTTGGGCTCGTTCTCCCGTCTTTTTTGATCGTATTATTTTTCTCTATATTCTATCAGAACTTCAAAGACACATATTACGTCACCTCTATTCTTTACGGCGTAAGCCCGGTGGTCATATCTATTATATTATACTCTGGGCTACAGCTAGCCTCCAGAGTATTCAACAAAGATTATTTCCTTTACCTTCTGTTTGCTTTATCCATAGTCCTTACAATATTTCTTAAATTTCCGATAATGTTTGTGATACTTGGTTCTGGTTTGCTTTCGCTCATATTTTACATAATAAAAGAGAAAAAAAATGATGAGACAACTACCCGGTCAGGATTTTTATTATTCGCCGTGTCAGCAAAGGCAATCTCCGAGTTCCTCATAACCGCAAGATCTTTCATTGATTCAAAACTTGTCGAATTGTCGCTCCTGTTCATGAAAGTAGGAGCCCTGACCTACGGAAGCGGGTTTGTTATAGTTGGAGTATTAAATCAGGAGGTGGTAAATAACTACGGCTACATTACTTCAAAGGAATTTCTGGATGGTTTGGCTTTCGGTCAAATAACACCTGGGCCTGTTGTCATAACTTCCACTTTCATCGGTTACCTTACACAGGGTTTACCGGGCGCAATTGTCTGTACCGTTAGCATCTTCCTCCCTACGTTTCTGGCAGTTATGATACTCGCCCGGTTTATCGGAAAGATAAGCAAAAACTTTTACGTGAGGGGTTTTATAAAAGGAGCCAACGCTGCAGCAATTGGTGCCATACTTTCCACTGCTTACCTGCTTTCCGGTGCGGCGGTGAATGACTATATAACTGCAGCCCTGGCGTTAATTTCGTTGTTCTGCCTATATAAGTTCAAGCTCAAATCCCTTTACCTTATCATCATAGGAGGTATTCTAGGGCTTATCCTTATGCATTAGCTGTTTCATAGGGCTTGATAGGCTTTACGCCTTTCTTCCTGTCAGCTTCCAGCCTTTCGACCTGCTTCCTTAACCAGTTTCTTGACGATATCATCGGAGCATTCTTAACTGATTCCTTAAACTCTTCGAACGAAACCCTGTCTGATCCTGATCTTAGTTTTATAAGGTGATATACATGATCTGCAAAACTTTTAAATCTTTCCTTTGTGTCCTTTGGCATAACCTTGTTTTTCTTAAGGAAGTGCTTCAGTGTGTCCAGTAAGAATAGAGTTCTCTGCAGTTCGTCGAGTTCAAAATAGATTCTGATCTGGTACAGCTTTACTCTTGTTTCATAAAAATAATCTTCGATTTTTACCATAGATAGTAGATTAAGGGACGTCTCGTAAAAGTATTTCCTTTCGTCAGGGTCACTTGTCAATGAACCTTGAGTATAAAATTTTAAAGCCAGATTATAATTATAGGAATTATTCCTTTCACTTCGTCTTAGTTTATCTTTGTAATCATAAAGGAACTTTTCAGCCCATTCAAATTCCTTTGCGTTATAAGCTGTAACAGCAATATTTGAATATGCATGACCTGAGAGATACCCGTCGTCATGGTAATATAGCCCGCAATCAAGCATTTCCTTTTTGATCTCAAGGGATACTTTCAAATATTTTTTCTCGCCATCCAGTTCCCGTTTTACGCAATAATTTGTTAGCTCCAAAAAAAGATTTTTAAGATCGTTCTTTAAAAGATTCTTTTCATTATCATAGATTTTTTTCTTTACTAGTTCAAACATCTTATCATCAATGTCTCTTTCCTTTAGCTGAATAAAATGATATAGAATATCTATGATAGGGATCGAAAAATATTTTTCTCTGTTAGCTGTTATGAATGCAAAAACCTCATCCTTCATGCTTAAGTTCTCGTCAAACTTGACAATTGTCCTTCCGCAGATCAGATTAAAATATTCCTTTAGTACCGATACA contains:
- a CDS encoding TonB-dependent receptor, with protein sequence MTRLLLLLILFSLITASVSYGQEKARIYGTVTTKKGKPIEGANLVLEGTIDGATSDKDGKFEFETKKTGEFNLLITALDYSEQAIAISIEEGQQTELKIVMSKEVTTDEIVVTASSFVTGENSKLTLTPLEIVRIPGADADLYRAITTFPGSNQVDEGSRIAVRGGDPGEVLTILDQASLYNPFIFDNASNTSSYSTVNPWGLKGINFTSGGFPAEFGNVLSAVLDLQSYDMPRNTGMFAILGLGLSSLAGSYRSDDGVLGGTFQGSFSYLKPFLELHGRADDYNPIPETQGLGGTATYKPSDNTTLKLYSNYSQDKVGIYTTSPTYDGYFESQSKSFFGNLKLSQTLSSSSLFEISTSYSRYNSDVGFGVLNNSDITTYGKVRADYSAPLNGDIDLKTGLEYEYNEYSATGIAPRYSYNIRPDAPYIDYSSALHSGRIGGYGELKLKLLQDFYTITGLRSDYNTLSEKVNFDPRLSMVYRLSDKDYIKGATGIYHQYTSLGNNINGNNSNLGPEEAIHYILGYEYNDDGDYIIRLEGYYKDYRNLVALDTSLNMYTNSGDGFARGIDFFFKTRFKQKFTGWISYSYTDSKRKQYTDIIESSANYDITHNLVVVASYNITSELTAGATFRIATGKPYTPVIGSTYDPSQNAYIPTYADNNSGRFPTYKRVDLNLQYIFSILGKFAVGFVALNNAFNEQNLFTYTYNFDYSQQIPVVSTNERTIWFGIGVAF
- a CDS encoding 4a-hydroxytetrahydrobiopterin dehydratase: MAKLTDEQITSELDALDGWERDDDSIKKKFKTDGFPQTMGLVTAIGSLCQQFDHHPDWLTLKYSEIEVSFSTHSEGGITNKDINIAKEINKLKF
- the chrA gene encoding chromate efflux transporter, translating into MQILEIFKYYFYLGLTCFGGPIAIIANMRNDLVDDKKWVSAHDFENYFGYSQIAPGPIAFQVCLYMSYFRAGIMGAVAGGFGLVLPSFLIVLFFSIFYQNFKDTYYVTSILYGVSPVVISIILYSGLQLASRVFNKDYFLYLLFALSIVLTIFLKFPIMFVILGSGLLSLIFYIIKEKKNDETTTRSGFLLFAVSAKAISEFLITARSFIDSKLVELSLLFMKVGALTYGSGFVIVGVLNQEVVNNYGYITSKEFLDGLAFGQITPGPVVITSTFIGYLTQGLPGAIVCTVSIFLPTFLAVMILARFIGKISKNFYVRGFIKGANAAAIGAILSTAYLLSGAAVNDYITAALALISLFCLYKFKLKSLYLIIIGGILGLILMH
- a CDS encoding transcriptional regulator is translated as MSEFDYQKIDEILHSRIRTAIMAVLISVEEADFKFIREKTNATDGNLSVHLKKLEDAGYVKVNKSFVDRKPQSIYRITSKGHKAFEDYIFKLESIIKNNKGETNG